The Bombus vancouverensis nearcticus chromosome 12, iyBomVanc1_principal, whole genome shotgun sequence genome contains a region encoding:
- the Liprin-gamma gene encoding liprin protein kazrin isoform X6, whose translation MRRILADAQAKFRVMVEENAATGARLDGELERARGECATLRGELRDVRGALPVVLNNNNGAGNNNGVAGNTGNNNGTTSAGNNGGSPGQEGGEPQQQPQEDGKRLSAASSPVEKRSSASDKSASPIDKRTSPVDRKERTSPIDRRTSPIEKRNGSPSRSPSEKARRPYAPALEKTRLGGSGGSVDSRSGSASPDRGSSNRTFFHRGASDRSSAERLRISAGNRDSLRSSKEMNDQEKDIDKDLVDGDVRAEEDNEPPGPAPGSRPSSPANSLGIGDPLVASRLSNIHGGGGSTGSVELASTRRLRLENERLVAEVARLRRLLFSGAARGEVGSEDAALEEEARFVALEMELQHAKEALQALKADRKRLKAEKFDLLNQMKALYGTLEDKERELRDFIRNYEQRMRENEATLGRLQQQGVGMPSEERERERERERWSLLRAARDEADRSLSLAASLADKEAALSHAHATIKELQRQLAERGGSGGICLSDQESLVSFPRGSVNGAATPGAGSSSGGGGCGIIPHMNSQPPLGSTELGVTVGNVGNAAGAGSSGGQAGDRGSCSADSGVRGSSDRESGGATSVGGNLSDSTTDGTPTITVEGSGLDMDSISVVSSIAPSHMYQSATTPKDCSPTLSPLNAFSRSMDNSSLSRSVEQLSSPLESEPRRNKQSTPVAAPAAHSRSSATRGGTWGSISRVFARTRHRKAANNSSGGSGSNEGSDSFDPYRSWSPLTEEGYAEKLRLLREAASVPMERWRAPTVLAWLEVALGMPQYGPRCAENVKSGKVLLELSDAELEAGLGVTHPLHRKKLRLAIEEHRHPSLVRYPCIAQLGHTWVSSEWLPDLGLAQYSESFATNMVDARMLDHLSKKELEKLLGVTRKFHQASIVHGIHLLRMLNYDRQALAVRRHQCEQMDTDPLVWTNQRFIRWARNIDLTEYAENLKDSGVHGALVVLEPSFTGDTMATALGIPPAKQMIRRHLTAELEALVVPARSQLEVVPRNSTSGGRPMSTVSAGGSLGRGSRALHLQHHQSSLSALHMTTNHSGTVDRRRSSLRLSWKSSQGSLSRAFGFRPRSEKASPSSSSDTGSLASQYMSSARSNSPPPPQLPPRPITGNKRHRRVKSIGDIDYITSAAYGSYSGYSNVLHGDQYQYQQTSNYYQLKGGYYSPQSTGPPFPGVQRYGSLAEEAWSCTTKDDSGNPKTNPRTYLA comes from the exons GCAAAATTTCGCGTGATGGTGGAGGAGAACGCAGCGACTGGCGCCCGGCTTGACGGGGAGCTGGAACGAGCCAGGGGCGAGTGTGCCACGCTTCGCGGAGAGCTGAGGGACGTTCGTGGCGCTTTGCCGGTGGTGTTGAACAATAACAACGGCGCTGGGAACAACAACGGGGTGGCTGGGAACACCGGCAACAACAACGGAACAACCAGCGCGGGTAATAATGGCGGTAGCCCTGGACAAGAGGGCGGCGAGCCGCAGCAACAGCCGCAAGAGGACGGGAAAAGGCTCAGCGCCGCGAGTAGCCCTGTCGAGAAGAGGAGCTCCGCCAGCGACAAGTCAGCTAGTCCTATCGATAAGAGAACCAGTCCTGTAGACAGGAAGGAGAGAACCAGTCCTATCGATCGACGAACCAGTCCTATAG AAAAACGAAATGGCTCGCCAAGTCGCAGTCCAAGCGAAAAAGCACGTCGACCGTACGCTCCAGCGTTGGAGAAAACGCGACTTGGTGGTTCTGGCGGAAGCGTGGACTCTCGTTCCGGAAGCGCCAGTCCGGACCGAGGATCCAGCAACAGAACTTTCTTCCATCGTGGCGCTAGCGATCGATCGAGCGCCGAGAGACTTCGAATATCGGCTGGCAACCGCGACTCCTTGCGATCATCGAAGGAGATGAACGACCAGGAGAAAGATATAGACAAGGATCTGGTGGACGGTGATGTGAGGGCCGAAGAGGACAATGAACCACCTGGACCAGCCCCAGGCAGCAGACCCTCGTCGCCAGCTAATTCCCTGG GAATTGGTGATCCATTGGTAGCATCGAGGTTATCAAACATTCATGGCGGTGGTGGTAGCACCGGTTCGGTGGAACTAGCCAGCACGAGGCGACTTCGACTGGAGAATGAACGTCTGGTGGCTGAGGTAGCAAGATTGAGAAGATTGCTATTCAGTGGAGCGGCACGTGGCGAAGTTGGCTCCGAGGATGCGGCACTCGAGGAGGAAGCACGATTTGTTGCTCTTGAAATGGAACTGCAACACGCCAAAGAAGCTCTCCAGGCACTTAAAGCCGATCGCAAGAGGCTCAAGGCCGAAAAGTTCGATCTTCTTAATCAAATGAAGGCACTTTATGGCACCCTGGAGGACAAGGAACGGGAATTACGGGACTTTATCAGGAACTACGAACAG CGGATGCGAGAGAACGAAGCGACTTTAGGACGCCTTCAACAGCAAGGAGTCGGTATGCCTTCGGAGGAACGCGAACGCGAAAGGGAAAGGGAACGTTGGAGCCTGCTAAGGGCTGCAAGGGACGAGGCCGATCGAAGTCTCAGCCTTGCGGCTAGTTTGGCCGACAAAGAAGCCGCCCTTTCGCACGCACACGCGACTATAAAAGAG CTACAGCGTCAATTGGCGGAAAGAGGTGGCAGCGGTGGTATCTGCTTGAGCGACCAGGAATCCTTGGTCTCGTTCCCGAGAGGCAGCGTGAATGGAGCCGCGACACCGGGCGCCGGAAGTAGCAGCGGTGGCGGTGGTTGTGGTATCATCCCTCATATGAATTCTCAACCGCCATTAGGCAGCACAGAGCTAGGAGTGACCGTTGGGAACGTCGGCAATGCGGCAGGTGCTGGCTCTTCCGGTGGACAGGCGGGCGATCGCGGAAGTTGCAGCGCGGACAGCGGTGTTCGAGGATCTAGCGACAGGGAAAGCGGTGGCGCAACCAGCGTGGGCGGAAATCTTTCAGATTCTACTACAGACG GCACGCCGACAATTACGGTCGAGGGAAGCGGTCTCGACATGGACAGCATCTCCGTGGTTTCCTCCATTGCACCATCCCACATGTACCAGT CAGCGACCACGCCGAAAGATTGCAGCCCGACATTGTCGCCTCTGAACGCGTTCTCTAGGTCCATGGACAATTCCTCGTTATCGCGATCGGTCGAACAGTTGTCGAGTCCGTTAGAATCAGAACCAAGAAGAAACAAGCAAAGCACACCTGTCGCGGCACCTGCCGCGCATTCACGCTCCTCTGCGACTCGCGGGGGCACTTGGGGTTCTATTTCTAG AGTGTTTGCCCGTACACGACATCGAAAGGCGGCGAACAACTCGAGCGGTGGAAGCGGAAGTAACGAGGGTTCCGACAGTTTCGATCCTTATAGATCATGGTCGCCTCTCACGGAGGAAGGCTATGCTGAAAAGCTACGTTTACTCAGAGAAGCCGCATCCGTACCTATGGAGAGATGGAGGGCACCTACAGTCTTAGCGTGGTTGGAAGTTGCTCTTGGTATGCCACAATATGGTCCACGATGCGCTGAAAACGTTAAATCGGGAAAG GTTTTACTGGAACTAAGTGACGCAGAATTGGAAGCAGGATTAGGAGTGACCCATCCTCTTCATAGAAAGAAGCTCCGTTTAGCTATCGAAGAGCATCGACACCCGAGTCTCGTTCGATATCCGTGTATTGCTCAATTAGGTCACACGTGGGTCAGTTCAGAATGGTTGCCTGACCTTGGACTCGCTCAGTATTCTGAAAGTTTCGCAACTAACATGGTGGACGCACGGATGCTCGATCATCTGAGCAAAAAGGAACTCGAGAAGCTGCTTGGAGTGACCAGGAAGTTTCATCAGGCCAGCATCGTGCACGGAATTCATCTACTCCGAATGTTGAACTACGATCGTCAG GCACTCGCAGTTAGAAGACATCAATGCGAACAAATGGACACAGATCCTTTAGTTTGGACAAACCAGAGGTTCATTCGGTGGGCGAGGAATATCGATCTGACTGAATACGCTGAGAATTTAAAAG ATTCAGGTGTGCATGGCGCTCTGGTCGTGCTAGAACCATCCTTCACCGGCGACACCATGGCTACAGCTTTGGGTATACCACCAGCTAAACAGATGATCAGACGACACCTCACCGCCGAGCTCGAAGCCCTCGTCGTTCCAGCAAG AAGTCAGCTGGAGGTGGTCCCGAGGAACAGCACCAGCGGGGGTCGTCCGATGAGCACAGTGAGCGCGGGCGGTAGCCTCGGTCGTGGAAGCAGGGCGCTACATCTTCAGCATCATCAGAGCTCCCTGTCCGCCCTGCACATGACGACCAATCACTCGGGCACGGTCGATAGACGCAGATCCAGCCTCAGG TTGTCGTGGAAGAGCTCACAG GGATCGTTAAGCAGAGCCTTTGGATTTCGACCCAGAAGCGAGAAGGCCTCTCCATCTTCTTCGTCGGATACCGGAAGCCTGGCTAGTCAGTATATGAGCAGCGCTCGCAGCAATTCTCCTCCACCCCCGCAACTACCACCTAGACCCATCACAGGCAACAAAAGACATCGCCGAGTGAAGAGTATAGGTGACATCGACTATATAACAAGCGCAGCA TATGGCTCGTATTCCGGCTACAGCAACGTTCTGCACGGCGATCAGTACCAGTACCAACAGACTAGTAATTATTATCAACTGAAGGGCGGTTATTACTCACCACAGAGCACCGGGCCGCCATTTCCAGGGGTTCAGAGATACGGAAGCTTAGCGGAGGAGGCCTGGTCGTGCACCACGAAAGACGACTCTGGCAATCCCAAAACGAACCCCAGGACTTACCTAGCTTAG
- the Liprin-gamma gene encoding liprin protein kazrin isoform X1, translating into MSAAVENGVETSKPRGVFSRAFAKRAQPFEEALNTLNRLNKEGEALALEDDLTTHPTLALMRRILADAQAKFRVMVEENAATGARLDGELERARGECATLRGELRDVRGALPVVLNNNNGAGNNNGVAGNTGNNNGTTSAGNNGGSPGQEGGEPQQQPQEDGKRLSAASSPVEKRSSASDKSASPIDKRTSPVDRKERTSPIDRRTSPIEKRNGSPSRSPSEKARRPYAPALEKTRLGGSGGSVDSRSGSASPDRGSSNRTFFHRGASDRSSAERLRISAGNRDSLRSSKEMNDQEKDIDKDLVDGDVRAEEDNEPPGPAPGSRPSSPANSLGIGDPLVASRLSNIHGGGGSTGSVELASTRRLRLENERLVAEVARLRRLLFSGAARGEVGSEDAALEEEARFVALEMELQHAKEALQALKADRKRLKAEKFDLLNQMKALYGTLEDKERELRDFIRNYEQRMRENEATLGRLQQQGVGMPSEERERERERERWSLLRAARDEADRSLSLAASLADKEAALSHAHATIKELQRQLAERGGSGGICLSDQESLVSFPRGSVNGAATPGAGSSSGGGGCGIIPHMNSQPPLGSTELGVTVGNVGNAAGAGSSGGQAGDRGSCSADSGVRGSSDRESGGATSVGGNLSDSTTDGTPTITVEGSGLDMDSISVVSSIAPSHMYQSATTPKDCSPTLSPLNAFSRSMDNSSLSRSVEQLSSPLESEPRRNKQSTPVAAPAAHSRSSATRGGTWGSISRVFARTRHRKAANNSSGGSGSNEGSDSFDPYRSWSPLTEEGYAEKLRLLREAASVPMERWRAPTVLAWLEVALGMPQYGPRCAENVKSGKVLLELSDAELEAGLGVTHPLHRKKLRLAIEEHRHPSLVRYPCIAQLGHTWVSSEWLPDLGLAQYSESFATNMVDARMLDHLSKKELEKLLGVTRKFHQASIVHGIHLLRMLNYDRQALAVRRHQCEQMDTDPLVWTNQRFIRWARNIDLTEYAENLKDSGVHGALVVLEPSFTGDTMATALGIPPAKQMIRRHLTAELEALVVPARSQLEVVPRNSTSGGRPMSTVSAGGSLGRGSRALHLQHHQSSLSALHMTTNHSGTVDRRRSSLRLSWKSSQGSLSRAFGFRPRSEKASPSSSSDTGSLASQYMSSARSNSPPPPQLPPRPITGNKRHRRVKSIGDIDYITSAAYGSYSGYSNVLHGDQYQYQQTSNYYQLKGGYYSPQSTGPPFPGVQRYGSLAEEAWSCTTKDDSGNPKTNPRTYLA; encoded by the exons GCAAAATTTCGCGTGATGGTGGAGGAGAACGCAGCGACTGGCGCCCGGCTTGACGGGGAGCTGGAACGAGCCAGGGGCGAGTGTGCCACGCTTCGCGGAGAGCTGAGGGACGTTCGTGGCGCTTTGCCGGTGGTGTTGAACAATAACAACGGCGCTGGGAACAACAACGGGGTGGCTGGGAACACCGGCAACAACAACGGAACAACCAGCGCGGGTAATAATGGCGGTAGCCCTGGACAAGAGGGCGGCGAGCCGCAGCAACAGCCGCAAGAGGACGGGAAAAGGCTCAGCGCCGCGAGTAGCCCTGTCGAGAAGAGGAGCTCCGCCAGCGACAAGTCAGCTAGTCCTATCGATAAGAGAACCAGTCCTGTAGACAGGAAGGAGAGAACCAGTCCTATCGATCGACGAACCAGTCCTATAG AAAAACGAAATGGCTCGCCAAGTCGCAGTCCAAGCGAAAAAGCACGTCGACCGTACGCTCCAGCGTTGGAGAAAACGCGACTTGGTGGTTCTGGCGGAAGCGTGGACTCTCGTTCCGGAAGCGCCAGTCCGGACCGAGGATCCAGCAACAGAACTTTCTTCCATCGTGGCGCTAGCGATCGATCGAGCGCCGAGAGACTTCGAATATCGGCTGGCAACCGCGACTCCTTGCGATCATCGAAGGAGATGAACGACCAGGAGAAAGATATAGACAAGGATCTGGTGGACGGTGATGTGAGGGCCGAAGAGGACAATGAACCACCTGGACCAGCCCCAGGCAGCAGACCCTCGTCGCCAGCTAATTCCCTGG GAATTGGTGATCCATTGGTAGCATCGAGGTTATCAAACATTCATGGCGGTGGTGGTAGCACCGGTTCGGTGGAACTAGCCAGCACGAGGCGACTTCGACTGGAGAATGAACGTCTGGTGGCTGAGGTAGCAAGATTGAGAAGATTGCTATTCAGTGGAGCGGCACGTGGCGAAGTTGGCTCCGAGGATGCGGCACTCGAGGAGGAAGCACGATTTGTTGCTCTTGAAATGGAACTGCAACACGCCAAAGAAGCTCTCCAGGCACTTAAAGCCGATCGCAAGAGGCTCAAGGCCGAAAAGTTCGATCTTCTTAATCAAATGAAGGCACTTTATGGCACCCTGGAGGACAAGGAACGGGAATTACGGGACTTTATCAGGAACTACGAACAG CGGATGCGAGAGAACGAAGCGACTTTAGGACGCCTTCAACAGCAAGGAGTCGGTATGCCTTCGGAGGAACGCGAACGCGAAAGGGAAAGGGAACGTTGGAGCCTGCTAAGGGCTGCAAGGGACGAGGCCGATCGAAGTCTCAGCCTTGCGGCTAGTTTGGCCGACAAAGAAGCCGCCCTTTCGCACGCACACGCGACTATAAAAGAG CTACAGCGTCAATTGGCGGAAAGAGGTGGCAGCGGTGGTATCTGCTTGAGCGACCAGGAATCCTTGGTCTCGTTCCCGAGAGGCAGCGTGAATGGAGCCGCGACACCGGGCGCCGGAAGTAGCAGCGGTGGCGGTGGTTGTGGTATCATCCCTCATATGAATTCTCAACCGCCATTAGGCAGCACAGAGCTAGGAGTGACCGTTGGGAACGTCGGCAATGCGGCAGGTGCTGGCTCTTCCGGTGGACAGGCGGGCGATCGCGGAAGTTGCAGCGCGGACAGCGGTGTTCGAGGATCTAGCGACAGGGAAAGCGGTGGCGCAACCAGCGTGGGCGGAAATCTTTCAGATTCTACTACAGACG GCACGCCGACAATTACGGTCGAGGGAAGCGGTCTCGACATGGACAGCATCTCCGTGGTTTCCTCCATTGCACCATCCCACATGTACCAGT CAGCGACCACGCCGAAAGATTGCAGCCCGACATTGTCGCCTCTGAACGCGTTCTCTAGGTCCATGGACAATTCCTCGTTATCGCGATCGGTCGAACAGTTGTCGAGTCCGTTAGAATCAGAACCAAGAAGAAACAAGCAAAGCACACCTGTCGCGGCACCTGCCGCGCATTCACGCTCCTCTGCGACTCGCGGGGGCACTTGGGGTTCTATTTCTAG AGTGTTTGCCCGTACACGACATCGAAAGGCGGCGAACAACTCGAGCGGTGGAAGCGGAAGTAACGAGGGTTCCGACAGTTTCGATCCTTATAGATCATGGTCGCCTCTCACGGAGGAAGGCTATGCTGAAAAGCTACGTTTACTCAGAGAAGCCGCATCCGTACCTATGGAGAGATGGAGGGCACCTACAGTCTTAGCGTGGTTGGAAGTTGCTCTTGGTATGCCACAATATGGTCCACGATGCGCTGAAAACGTTAAATCGGGAAAG GTTTTACTGGAACTAAGTGACGCAGAATTGGAAGCAGGATTAGGAGTGACCCATCCTCTTCATAGAAAGAAGCTCCGTTTAGCTATCGAAGAGCATCGACACCCGAGTCTCGTTCGATATCCGTGTATTGCTCAATTAGGTCACACGTGGGTCAGTTCAGAATGGTTGCCTGACCTTGGACTCGCTCAGTATTCTGAAAGTTTCGCAACTAACATGGTGGACGCACGGATGCTCGATCATCTGAGCAAAAAGGAACTCGAGAAGCTGCTTGGAGTGACCAGGAAGTTTCATCAGGCCAGCATCGTGCACGGAATTCATCTACTCCGAATGTTGAACTACGATCGTCAG GCACTCGCAGTTAGAAGACATCAATGCGAACAAATGGACACAGATCCTTTAGTTTGGACAAACCAGAGGTTCATTCGGTGGGCGAGGAATATCGATCTGACTGAATACGCTGAGAATTTAAAAG ATTCAGGTGTGCATGGCGCTCTGGTCGTGCTAGAACCATCCTTCACCGGCGACACCATGGCTACAGCTTTGGGTATACCACCAGCTAAACAGATGATCAGACGACACCTCACCGCCGAGCTCGAAGCCCTCGTCGTTCCAGCAAG AAGTCAGCTGGAGGTGGTCCCGAGGAACAGCACCAGCGGGGGTCGTCCGATGAGCACAGTGAGCGCGGGCGGTAGCCTCGGTCGTGGAAGCAGGGCGCTACATCTTCAGCATCATCAGAGCTCCCTGTCCGCCCTGCACATGACGACCAATCACTCGGGCACGGTCGATAGACGCAGATCCAGCCTCAGG TTGTCGTGGAAGAGCTCACAG GGATCGTTAAGCAGAGCCTTTGGATTTCGACCCAGAAGCGAGAAGGCCTCTCCATCTTCTTCGTCGGATACCGGAAGCCTGGCTAGTCAGTATATGAGCAGCGCTCGCAGCAATTCTCCTCCACCCCCGCAACTACCACCTAGACCCATCACAGGCAACAAAAGACATCGCCGAGTGAAGAGTATAGGTGACATCGACTATATAACAAGCGCAGCA TATGGCTCGTATTCCGGCTACAGCAACGTTCTGCACGGCGATCAGTACCAGTACCAACAGACTAGTAATTATTATCAACTGAAGGGCGGTTATTACTCACCACAGAGCACCGGGCCGCCATTTCCAGGGGTTCAGAGATACGGAAGCTTAGCGGAGGAGGCCTGGTCGTGCACCACGAAAGACGACTCTGGCAATCCCAAAACGAACCCCAGGACTTACCTAGCTTAG
- the Liprin-gamma gene encoding liprin protein kazrin isoform X3 — MSAAVENGVETSKPRGVFSRAFAKRAQPFEEALNTLNRLNKEGEALALEDDLTTHPTLALMRRILADAQAKFRVMVEENAATGARLDGELERARGECATLRGELRDVRGALPVVLNNNNGAGNNNGVAGNTGNNNGTTSAGNNGGSPGQEGGEPQQQPQEDGKRLSAASSPVEKRSSASDKSASPIDKRTSPVDRKERTSPIDRRTSPIEKRNGSPSRSPSEKARRPYAPALEKTRLGGSGGSVDSRSGSASPDRGSSNRTFFHRGASDRSSAERLRISAGNRDSLRSSKEMNDQEKDIDKDLVDGDVRAEEDNEPPGPAPGSRPSSPANSLGIGDPLVASRLSNIHGGGGSTGSVELASTRRLRLENERLVAEVARLRRLLFSGAARGEVGSEDAALEEEARFVALEMELQHAKEALQALKADRKRLKAEKFDLLNQMKALYGTLEDKERELRDFIRNYEQRMRENEATLGRLQQQGVGMPSEERERERERERWSLLRAARDEADRSLSLAASLADKEAALSHAHATIKELQRQLAERGGSGGICLSDQESLVSFPRGSVNGAATPGAGSSSGGGGCGIIPHMNSQPPLGSTELGVTVGNVGNAAGAGSSGGQAGDRGSCSADSGVRGSSDRESGGATSVGGNLSDSTTDGTPTITVEGSGLDMDSISVVSSIAPSHMYQSATTPKDCSPTLSPLNAFSRSMDNSSLSRSVEQLSSPLESEPRRNKQSTPVAAPAAHSRSSATRGGTWGSISRVFARTRHRKAANNSSGGSGSNEGSDSFDPYRSWSPLTEEGYAEKLRLLREAASVPMERWRAPTVLAWLEVALGMPQYGPRCAENVKSGKVLLELSDAELEAGLGVTHPLHRKKLRLAIEEHRHPSLVRYPCIAQLGHTWVSSEWLPDLGLAQYSESFATNMVDARMLDHLSKKELEKLLGVTRKFHQASIVHGIHLLRMLNYDRQALAVRRHQCEQMDTDPLVWTNQRFIRWARNIDLTEYAENLKDSGVHGALVVLEPSFTGDTMATALGIPPAKQMIRRHLTAELEALVVPARSQLEVVPRNSTSGGRPMSTVSAGGSLGRGSRALHLQHHQSSLSALHMTTNHSGTVDRRRSSLRGSLSRAFGFRPRSEKASPSSSSDTGSLASQYMSSARSNSPPPPQLPPRPITGNKRHRRVKSIGDIDYITSAAYGSYSGYSNVLHGDQYQYQQTSNYYQLKGGYYSPQSTGPPFPGVQRYGSLAEEAWSCTTKDDSGNPKTNPRTYLA, encoded by the exons GCAAAATTTCGCGTGATGGTGGAGGAGAACGCAGCGACTGGCGCCCGGCTTGACGGGGAGCTGGAACGAGCCAGGGGCGAGTGTGCCACGCTTCGCGGAGAGCTGAGGGACGTTCGTGGCGCTTTGCCGGTGGTGTTGAACAATAACAACGGCGCTGGGAACAACAACGGGGTGGCTGGGAACACCGGCAACAACAACGGAACAACCAGCGCGGGTAATAATGGCGGTAGCCCTGGACAAGAGGGCGGCGAGCCGCAGCAACAGCCGCAAGAGGACGGGAAAAGGCTCAGCGCCGCGAGTAGCCCTGTCGAGAAGAGGAGCTCCGCCAGCGACAAGTCAGCTAGTCCTATCGATAAGAGAACCAGTCCTGTAGACAGGAAGGAGAGAACCAGTCCTATCGATCGACGAACCAGTCCTATAG AAAAACGAAATGGCTCGCCAAGTCGCAGTCCAAGCGAAAAAGCACGTCGACCGTACGCTCCAGCGTTGGAGAAAACGCGACTTGGTGGTTCTGGCGGAAGCGTGGACTCTCGTTCCGGAAGCGCCAGTCCGGACCGAGGATCCAGCAACAGAACTTTCTTCCATCGTGGCGCTAGCGATCGATCGAGCGCCGAGAGACTTCGAATATCGGCTGGCAACCGCGACTCCTTGCGATCATCGAAGGAGATGAACGACCAGGAGAAAGATATAGACAAGGATCTGGTGGACGGTGATGTGAGGGCCGAAGAGGACAATGAACCACCTGGACCAGCCCCAGGCAGCAGACCCTCGTCGCCAGCTAATTCCCTGG GAATTGGTGATCCATTGGTAGCATCGAGGTTATCAAACATTCATGGCGGTGGTGGTAGCACCGGTTCGGTGGAACTAGCCAGCACGAGGCGACTTCGACTGGAGAATGAACGTCTGGTGGCTGAGGTAGCAAGATTGAGAAGATTGCTATTCAGTGGAGCGGCACGTGGCGAAGTTGGCTCCGAGGATGCGGCACTCGAGGAGGAAGCACGATTTGTTGCTCTTGAAATGGAACTGCAACACGCCAAAGAAGCTCTCCAGGCACTTAAAGCCGATCGCAAGAGGCTCAAGGCCGAAAAGTTCGATCTTCTTAATCAAATGAAGGCACTTTATGGCACCCTGGAGGACAAGGAACGGGAATTACGGGACTTTATCAGGAACTACGAACAG CGGATGCGAGAGAACGAAGCGACTTTAGGACGCCTTCAACAGCAAGGAGTCGGTATGCCTTCGGAGGAACGCGAACGCGAAAGGGAAAGGGAACGTTGGAGCCTGCTAAGGGCTGCAAGGGACGAGGCCGATCGAAGTCTCAGCCTTGCGGCTAGTTTGGCCGACAAAGAAGCCGCCCTTTCGCACGCACACGCGACTATAAAAGAG CTACAGCGTCAATTGGCGGAAAGAGGTGGCAGCGGTGGTATCTGCTTGAGCGACCAGGAATCCTTGGTCTCGTTCCCGAGAGGCAGCGTGAATGGAGCCGCGACACCGGGCGCCGGAAGTAGCAGCGGTGGCGGTGGTTGTGGTATCATCCCTCATATGAATTCTCAACCGCCATTAGGCAGCACAGAGCTAGGAGTGACCGTTGGGAACGTCGGCAATGCGGCAGGTGCTGGCTCTTCCGGTGGACAGGCGGGCGATCGCGGAAGTTGCAGCGCGGACAGCGGTGTTCGAGGATCTAGCGACAGGGAAAGCGGTGGCGCAACCAGCGTGGGCGGAAATCTTTCAGATTCTACTACAGACG GCACGCCGACAATTACGGTCGAGGGAAGCGGTCTCGACATGGACAGCATCTCCGTGGTTTCCTCCATTGCACCATCCCACATGTACCAGT CAGCGACCACGCCGAAAGATTGCAGCCCGACATTGTCGCCTCTGAACGCGTTCTCTAGGTCCATGGACAATTCCTCGTTATCGCGATCGGTCGAACAGTTGTCGAGTCCGTTAGAATCAGAACCAAGAAGAAACAAGCAAAGCACACCTGTCGCGGCACCTGCCGCGCATTCACGCTCCTCTGCGACTCGCGGGGGCACTTGGGGTTCTATTTCTAG AGTGTTTGCCCGTACACGACATCGAAAGGCGGCGAACAACTCGAGCGGTGGAAGCGGAAGTAACGAGGGTTCCGACAGTTTCGATCCTTATAGATCATGGTCGCCTCTCACGGAGGAAGGCTATGCTGAAAAGCTACGTTTACTCAGAGAAGCCGCATCCGTACCTATGGAGAGATGGAGGGCACCTACAGTCTTAGCGTGGTTGGAAGTTGCTCTTGGTATGCCACAATATGGTCCACGATGCGCTGAAAACGTTAAATCGGGAAAG GTTTTACTGGAACTAAGTGACGCAGAATTGGAAGCAGGATTAGGAGTGACCCATCCTCTTCATAGAAAGAAGCTCCGTTTAGCTATCGAAGAGCATCGACACCCGAGTCTCGTTCGATATCCGTGTATTGCTCAATTAGGTCACACGTGGGTCAGTTCAGAATGGTTGCCTGACCTTGGACTCGCTCAGTATTCTGAAAGTTTCGCAACTAACATGGTGGACGCACGGATGCTCGATCATCTGAGCAAAAAGGAACTCGAGAAGCTGCTTGGAGTGACCAGGAAGTTTCATCAGGCCAGCATCGTGCACGGAATTCATCTACTCCGAATGTTGAACTACGATCGTCAG GCACTCGCAGTTAGAAGACATCAATGCGAACAAATGGACACAGATCCTTTAGTTTGGACAAACCAGAGGTTCATTCGGTGGGCGAGGAATATCGATCTGACTGAATACGCTGAGAATTTAAAAG ATTCAGGTGTGCATGGCGCTCTGGTCGTGCTAGAACCATCCTTCACCGGCGACACCATGGCTACAGCTTTGGGTATACCACCAGCTAAACAGATGATCAGACGACACCTCACCGCCGAGCTCGAAGCCCTCGTCGTTCCAGCAAG AAGTCAGCTGGAGGTGGTCCCGAGGAACAGCACCAGCGGGGGTCGTCCGATGAGCACAGTGAGCGCGGGCGGTAGCCTCGGTCGTGGAAGCAGGGCGCTACATCTTCAGCATCATCAGAGCTCCCTGTCCGCCCTGCACATGACGACCAATCACTCGGGCACGGTCGATAGACGCAGATCCAGCCTCAGG GGATCGTTAAGCAGAGCCTTTGGATTTCGACCCAGAAGCGAGAAGGCCTCTCCATCTTCTTCGTCGGATACCGGAAGCCTGGCTAGTCAGTATATGAGCAGCGCTCGCAGCAATTCTCCTCCACCCCCGCAACTACCACCTAGACCCATCACAGGCAACAAAAGACATCGCCGAGTGAAGAGTATAGGTGACATCGACTATATAACAAGCGCAGCA TATGGCTCGTATTCCGGCTACAGCAACGTTCTGCACGGCGATCAGTACCAGTACCAACAGACTAGTAATTATTATCAACTGAAGGGCGGTTATTACTCACCACAGAGCACCGGGCCGCCATTTCCAGGGGTTCAGAGATACGGAAGCTTAGCGGAGGAGGCCTGGTCGTGCACCACGAAAGACGACTCTGGCAATCCCAAAACGAACCCCAGGACTTACCTAGCTTAG